In Zingiber officinale cultivar Zhangliang chromosome 3B, Zo_v1.1, whole genome shotgun sequence, a single window of DNA contains:
- the LOC122055343 gene encoding probable serine/threonine-protein kinase PBL24, with product MSCFPCFSSKRSESRKEPPLTENAEQDEFDNTQKNTNVPIQNSNAPAQTDVGNESNGVKTFTFRELATATKNFRPDYVLGEGGFGRVYKGSLENSGQTVAIKQLDKNGLNKDFLTEVNKLCLLHHQNLANMIGYCADGDQRLLVYEFIPLGSLEKHLLDLPSSQQPLSWLARIKIAYGAAQGLEYLHEKANPPVIYRDLKSSNILLDEDFTPKLSDFGLSRLGQMGELMGSYGYSGPECTSSGQLSVKADVYAFGVLMLELITGRRVIDTTKPTHEQNLVSWATPMFKDQKRYPELLDPLLDGEFNLKELNQLVAVAAMCLQEESAVRPLMTDVVMTLSFLTTGSGPTADHGSSGD from the exons ATGAGCTGCTTTCCTTGTTTCTCGTCTAAAAGGAGTGAATCGAGGAAGGAACCGCCTCTGACAGAGAATGCAGAACAGGATGAGTTTG ACAACACACAAAAGAACACCAACGTCCCAATACAAAACTCCAATGCCCCTGCCCAGACTGATGTTGGCAATGAAAGTAATGGAGTGAAAACTTTCACATTTCGCGAGCTAGCCACAGCTACCAAAAATTTCCGACCTGATTATGTTCTAGGCGAAGGGGGTTTCGGTAGAGTCTACAAAGGTTCCTTAGAGAACTCTGGACAG ACTGTGGCAATTAAGCAACTAGACAAGAATGGATTAAACAAAGACTTCCTTACTGAAGTTAACAAGCTTTGTCTCCTCCATCATCAAAATCTAGCCAACATGATTGGATACTGCGCGGATGGTGATCAAAGACTTTTAGTATATGAGTTCATCCCTTTGGGCTCACTAGAGAAACATTTGCTAG ACCTTCCATCTAGCCAACAACCTCTCAGCTGGCTTGCTAGGATAAAAATAGCTTATGGTGCCGCGCAGGGTCTAGAATATTTGCACGAGAAAGCAAATCCGCCGGTTATCTACCGCGATCTCAAATCGTCCAACATTTTGCTCGACGAAGATTTCACACCAAAGCTTTCTGATTTTGGGCTATCAAGATTAGGACAGATGGGTGAGTTGATGGGTTCTTATGGCTATTCTGGACCTGAATGTACAAGTTCAGGCCAATTATCAGTGAAGGCAGATGTTTACGCCTTTGGGGTGCTTATGCTGGAACTAATAACTGGGAGAAGAGTCATCGATACCACCAAGCCAACACATGAACAAAACCTAGTCTCTTGG GCAACGCCAATGTTCAAAGATCAAAAGCGATACCCGGAGCTACTCGATCCGCTTCTGGATGGGGAGTTTAATTTGAAAGAATTGAATCAACTTGTTGCGGTCGCAGCGATGTGTCTCCAAGAGGAGTCTGCGGTTCGCCCCTTGATGACCGATGTGGTAATGACACTGAGCTTTCTTACGACAGGGTCTGGTCCGACGGCCGACCACGGTAGCTCTGGGGATTGA